Proteins encoded together in one Deinococcus ruber window:
- a CDS encoding ABC transporter ATP-binding protein has product MSTLAIENLGKILGGNTILDGLNLTVETGEIVALLGPSGSGKTTLLRCISGLESPDAGRISIDGRPVYDAAARVNVPPEGRQLGLVFQSYALWPHKTVSQNVAFGLEQRRVPRSDIAVRVAKVLDEIGLGALGERYPGQLSGGQQQRVSLARAFVTEPVLLLLDEPLSNLDAKLREHARAWLREALKASGKTAIFVTHDQSEAMAIADRVAILRGGKLAQYAPPETVYDHPNSLFVADFIGNPNIMDAAAVSTEGKRVRVSVNGATLEGMGVHDAELGGKVRAVIRQEHLELGQPGGENTFPARHVNSIFLGPVWEHWVEVGSDRLRFHSPQKVTGEMLTMHVPVEKLLVFH; this is encoded by the coding sequence ATGAGTACCCTCGCAATCGAAAACCTAGGCAAGATTCTGGGTGGCAATACCATCCTGGACGGCCTGAATCTGACGGTCGAAACCGGCGAGATCGTGGCGCTGCTGGGGCCGTCGGGCAGCGGCAAAACCACGCTGCTGCGCTGTATCAGCGGGCTGGAGTCGCCCGACGCGGGGCGTATCAGCATTGACGGACGCCCGGTGTACGACGCTGCTGCGCGGGTCAATGTGCCGCCGGAAGGCCGCCAGCTTGGGCTGGTCTTCCAGAGTTACGCGCTGTGGCCGCATAAAACCGTTTCTCAGAACGTGGCCTTCGGGCTGGAGCAGCGCAGAGTTCCCCGCTCCGACATCGCTGTGCGGGTGGCGAAGGTGCTGGACGAGATCGGGTTGGGGGCGCTGGGGGAGCGCTATCCCGGTCAGCTGTCGGGCGGGCAACAGCAGCGCGTGTCGCTGGCCCGCGCCTTCGTGACCGAACCCGTGCTGCTGCTGCTCGACGAGCCGCTCAGCAATCTGGACGCCAAGCTGCGCGAACATGCCCGTGCGTGGCTGCGGGAAGCGCTCAAGGCCAGCGGCAAGACCGCCATCTTCGTGACGCACGACCAGTCGGAGGCGATGGCGATTGCCGACCGGGTTGCCATTCTGCGTGGCGGCAAGCTGGCCCAGTACGCCCCGCCCGAAACCGTCTATGATCACCCGAATTCGCTGTTCGTGGCCGACTTTATCGGCAACCCGAACATCATGGACGCCGCTGCGGTCAGCACCGAAGGCAAGCGGGTGCGCGTGAGCGTGAACGGGGCCACCCTGGAAGGCATGGGCGTTCACGACGCCGAACTGGGCGGCAAGGTGCGGGCGGTCATCCGGCAGGAACATCTGGAACTGGGACAGCCCGGCGGTGAAAACACCTTCCCGGCCCGCCACGTGAACTCGATTTTTCTGGGGCCGGTGTGGGAACACTGGGTCGAAGTCGGCTCGGACAGGCTGCGTTTTCACAGCCCGCAGAAGGTGACGGGGGAGATGTTGACGATGCATGTGCCTGTGGAGAAGTTGTTGGTGTTTCATTAA
- a CDS encoding ATP-binding protein, which translates to MPAQLSRSDRPWRFRLGIGGRLIALHLVVLLTLTLLLGGIEVAFLQRSVRDDLGARALSISRLVAGIPLVMRAAELGKQDAALNAYVNRLSARVGADYIVVGDVRGIRLAHPNADRLGKPMEGGDNVQPLAGHEIVNTATGSLGLAVRGKVPIRSVSGRVVGVVSTGYLMPRVRLLALRVARAILPWFLLTLALGTLGALLIARLLKRQILNLEPEQIAALVGQHRAVLAALREGVIAVDAAGKVTLANDNAAELLGRELSSTALATRPPLLQALWPELWAVDLGSPLRNLGLQLHGQPVIVNVEPLHGGGFVASFRDRAEVVRLAEELTQVRGFVEVLRAQTHEHLNRMHTISGLLQLGRPDEAIKVVREEVRRDSDLRELLRGIQVPRLAALLTGKRDRAAELGLNFTVEPGSELSARWESAGEALLTAAGNLIENAFEALRGAGGGTVTLSVGEDPEGMQLEVADDGPGVPENIVPQLFERGTSSRGQGRGYGLTNVTTRVTALGGDVRYLRRGPLTVFQVSLPVGAAGPAALPPRVPALPGKAQR; encoded by the coding sequence ATGCCTGCTCAACTCAGCCGCTCTGACCGTCCGTGGCGCTTTCGCCTGGGGATTGGTGGGCGGCTGATTGCGCTGCACCTGGTGGTGCTGCTGACCCTGACGCTGCTGCTGGGCGGCATCGAAGTGGCCTTCTTGCAGCGCAGCGTTCGAGACGATCTGGGGGCGCGGGCGCTGTCGATCAGTCGTCTGGTGGCGGGCATTCCTCTGGTGATGCGGGCCGCTGAACTCGGGAAACAGGACGCCGCCCTGAATGCCTACGTCAATCGTCTGAGTGCGCGGGTGGGAGCCGATTACATCGTGGTGGGCGATGTGCGCGGTATCCGGCTTGCTCATCCGAATGCCGACCGGCTGGGCAAGCCGATGGAAGGAGGTGACAATGTGCAGCCGCTGGCCGGACATGAAATCGTGAACACTGCCACCGGATCGCTGGGTCTGGCAGTGCGCGGCAAGGTGCCGATCCGTTCGGTGTCGGGCCGCGTGGTGGGCGTGGTCAGCACCGGGTACCTGATGCCGCGTGTGCGCCTGCTGGCGCTGCGGGTGGCGCGGGCCATCCTGCCGTGGTTCCTGCTGACGCTGGCGCTGGGCACGCTGGGCGCACTGCTGATCGCCCGGCTCCTCAAACGCCAGATTCTGAACCTGGAGCCGGAACAGATCGCCGCGCTGGTCGGGCAACACCGGGCGGTGCTGGCAGCACTGCGCGAAGGCGTGATCGCTGTAGACGCTGCCGGAAAGGTGACGCTCGCCAACGACAACGCCGCCGAACTGCTGGGCAGAGAGCTGAGCAGTACCGCTCTTGCCACGCGCCCGCCGCTGCTGCAAGCCCTGTGGCCTGAACTGTGGGCCGTCGATCTGGGGTCGCCGCTGAGGAATCTGGGCCTGCAACTGCACGGACAGCCGGTGATCGTGAATGTCGAGCCGCTGCACGGGGGCGGATTTGTCGCCAGTTTCCGCGACCGCGCCGAGGTGGTGCGGCTGGCCGAGGAACTGACACAGGTGCGCGGCTTTGTCGAGGTGCTGCGTGCCCAGACCCACGAACACCTCAACCGCATGCACACCATCAGCGGGCTGCTGCAACTGGGCCGCCCCGACGAGGCCATCAAGGTGGTGCGCGAGGAAGTGCGCCGTGACAGCGACCTGCGCGAGCTGCTGCGCGGTATTCAGGTGCCCCGGCTGGCCGCCCTGCTGACCGGCAAGCGCGACCGAGCCGCCGAACTGGGGCTGAATTTTACGGTAGAACCCGGCTCCGAGCTGTCGGCCCGCTGGGAATCGGCAGGCGAGGCGCTGCTCACGGCGGCGGGCAATCTGATCGAGAATGCCTTCGAGGCGCTGCGCGGGGCCGGGGGCGGTACCGTCACGCTGTCGGTGGGCGAAGACCCGGAAGGCATGCAGCTGGAAGTGGCCGACGACGGGCCGGGCGTGCCCGAAAACATCGTGCCGCAACTGTTCGAGCGCGGCACCAGCAGCCGGGGCCAGGGGCGCGGGTATGGCCTCACCAATGTCACGACCCGCGTGACTGCGCTGGGCGGCGACGTGCGCTACCTGCGGCGCGGCCCGCTCACGGTGTTTCAGGTGAGTCTGCCTGTCGGGGCTGCCGGGCCTGCCGCGCTGCCGCCCCGGGTGCCCGCGCTGCCGGGCAAGGCGCAGCGATGA
- a CDS encoding response regulator, protein MMRVLLVEDDRWVARVNQGLLEQGGAEVVGVAGTVQEALRLVAQLQPDLLLLDVYLPDGTGVEVLLALRAAGHLLDVIMLTAADDLTTVRQALALGALDYIIKPFEQSRLQGALERVSSRRRLSGPALTQQRLDRFLGLPGAALPKGIEEGTLGRIRAMLDDEAQALSAEEVGARIGVSRVTAWRYLEYLLAQDVLELDFSYGLPGRPSKLYRRRRARGQSQED, encoded by the coding sequence ATGATGAGGGTGCTGCTGGTCGAAGATGACCGCTGGGTCGCCCGCGTGAACCAGGGGCTGCTGGAGCAGGGCGGGGCCGAGGTGGTGGGCGTGGCAGGCACGGTGCAGGAAGCGCTGAGGCTGGTGGCGCAGCTTCAGCCCGACCTGCTGCTGCTCGATGTGTACCTGCCCGATGGAACGGGCGTCGAAGTGCTGCTGGCGCTGCGGGCCGCCGGGCACCTGCTCGACGTGATCATGCTGACCGCCGCCGACGACCTGACGACGGTGCGGCAGGCGCTGGCCCTAGGCGCACTCGATTACATCATCAAGCCCTTCGAGCAGTCGCGGTTGCAGGGAGCGCTGGAGCGTGTCAGCAGTCGGCGCAGGCTGTCTGGCCCCGCCCTGACCCAGCAGCGCCTCGACCGTTTCCTGGGACTGCCGGGCGCGGCGCTGCCAAAGGGCATCGAGGAAGGCACGCTGGGACGTATCCGCGCCATGCTGGACGACGAGGCGCAGGCCCTGAGTGCCGAGGAAGTCGGCGCACGCATCGGGGTCAGCCGCGTGACGGCGTGGCGGTATCTGGAATACCTGCTCGCGCAGGATGTGCTGGAGCTGGATTTCAGTTACGGGCTGCCGGGGCGACCTTCCAAGCTGTACCGTCGCCGCCGGGCAAGAGGGCAGAGCCAGGAAGACTGA